A region of Myxococcus stipitatus DSM 14675 DNA encodes the following proteins:
- a CDS encoding putative ABC transporter permease, translated as MLSRFFLYGCTGWVLEVLFTGAGAALKRDRSATATTYLWMHPIYGGTALALEHVSARLQSYPRPVRALAYTALIFGAEYATGWLLRRLLGRCPWDYSPHRWSVHGLIRLDYAPAWYLTALLFEPVRDGLRSATALPATRHEPAEVVFVGGGQAGKEPDADGLPVGVLASGFEQAPVDVSP; from the coding sequence GTGCTCTCGCGATTCTTTCTGTACGGCTGCACGGGGTGGGTGCTGGAGGTGCTGTTCACCGGGGCGGGCGCGGCCTTGAAGAGGGACCGGAGCGCCACCGCGACCACCTACTTGTGGATGCACCCCATCTACGGGGGCACGGCCCTGGCGCTGGAGCACGTCTCCGCGCGGCTCCAGTCCTATCCCCGCCCCGTGAGGGCGCTGGCCTACACGGCCCTCATCTTCGGCGCCGAGTACGCCACCGGCTGGTTGCTGCGGCGGCTGCTGGGGCGCTGCCCCTGGGACTACTCGCCGCACCGGTGGAGCGTGCACGGCCTCATCCGCCTGGACTACGCGCCGGCCTGGTATCTCACCGCGCTCCTGTTCGAGCCGGTCCGGGATGGGCTGCGCTCCGCCACCGCCCTCCCCGCGACGCGGCACGAGCCCGCCGAGGTGGTGTTCGTGGGTGGAGGGCAGGCGGGGAAGGAACCGGACGCGGACGGCTTGCCGGTGGGAGTGCTGGCCTCGGGCTTCGAGCAGGCCCCCGTGGACGTCTCCCCCTGA
- a CDS encoding cation:proton antiporter: MHGAHEVLQAIAIVLCVAAVTTVLFQKLRQPVVLGYILAGLVVGPYVPIPLVANPDVVTTLSELGVILLMFSLGLEFSLRKLFSVGFTAGVTAVIQCSIMVWLGIVVGKAFGWTTLEGLFVGALIAVSSTTIIAKAFDEQGVRGRMRELVVGVLIVEDLIAVLMMATLTAISTGAGLNVKDLTFTTGKLVAFLVGLVAVGLFIIPRAMRAVIKLNRPETTLVTSVGICFAVALLAQSFGYSVALGAFLAGSLVAESGEEKLVEHLVQPVRDMFAAIFFVSVGMLINPALIAEHWAAILVLTLVVILGKLFGVTLGAFLTGNGTRTSVQAGLSLAQIGEFSFIIAGLGLSLKATGTFIYPVAVAVSAITTLTTPLLIKVSGPVATWVDRKLPKPLQTFVTLYGTWVEKLREAPRRETLGAGVRRQIRLLVLDAVLLVALVIGTSLSADRMASFVEARTGVDEDLSRNLILGGAVLLAVPFILGVIGIARRLGVMLAEAALPARTDGKLDLAVAPRRVLTVTLQVGIMLLVSIPVVMVTQPFLKNAAGPLIVLTLVGVMGVTFWRGATNLHGHVRAGAQVIVAALAAQSHSKEPGAAQDEHALDHVQGLLPGLGAPASVRLEEPSPVAGKSLAEVNLRGLTGATVLAIQRGEESLSVPTAQEVLRVGDVLALMGTSEAVEAAKSLLTGVVPSAPPPVEPPPAETTQAHG; this comes from the coding sequence ATGCACGGAGCCCACGAGGTCCTCCAGGCCATTGCCATCGTCCTGTGCGTCGCCGCGGTGACGACGGTGCTCTTCCAGAAGCTGCGCCAGCCCGTGGTGCTGGGCTACATCCTCGCGGGCCTGGTGGTGGGCCCCTACGTCCCCATCCCCCTGGTGGCCAACCCCGACGTCGTCACGACGCTGTCGGAGCTGGGCGTCATCCTGCTGATGTTCTCGCTGGGGCTGGAGTTCAGCCTCCGCAAGCTGTTCTCCGTGGGCTTCACCGCCGGCGTCACCGCCGTCATCCAGTGCAGCATCATGGTGTGGCTGGGCATCGTGGTGGGGAAGGCCTTCGGGTGGACGACGCTGGAGGGCCTCTTCGTCGGCGCGCTCATCGCCGTCTCCAGCACCACCATCATCGCCAAGGCGTTCGACGAGCAGGGCGTCCGGGGACGGATGCGCGAGCTGGTGGTGGGCGTGCTCATCGTCGAGGACCTCATCGCGGTGCTGATGATGGCCACGCTCACGGCCATCTCCACGGGCGCGGGCCTGAACGTGAAGGACCTGACCTTCACCACGGGCAAGCTGGTGGCGTTCCTGGTGGGCCTGGTGGCGGTGGGCCTGTTCATCATCCCGCGCGCCATGCGGGCGGTCATCAAGCTGAACCGGCCGGAGACGACGCTCGTGACGAGCGTGGGCATCTGCTTCGCGGTGGCGCTGCTGGCGCAGTCCTTCGGCTACTCGGTGGCGCTGGGCGCGTTCCTCGCGGGCTCGCTGGTGGCGGAGTCGGGTGAGGAGAAGCTGGTGGAGCACCTGGTGCAGCCGGTGCGCGACATGTTCGCGGCCATCTTCTTCGTGTCGGTGGGCATGCTCATCAACCCGGCGCTCATCGCGGAGCACTGGGCGGCCATCCTCGTGCTCACGCTGGTGGTCATCCTGGGCAAGCTCTTCGGCGTGACGCTGGGCGCGTTCCTCACCGGCAACGGCACGCGCACGTCGGTGCAGGCGGGGTTGAGCCTGGCGCAGATTGGCGAGTTCTCCTTCATCATCGCGGGCCTGGGCCTGTCGCTGAAGGCCACCGGCACGTTCATCTATCCGGTGGCGGTGGCGGTGTCCGCCATCACCACGCTGACGACGCCGCTGCTCATCAAGGTGTCGGGCCCGGTGGCGACGTGGGTGGACCGCAAGCTGCCCAAGCCGCTCCAGACGTTCGTCACCCTGTATGGCACCTGGGTGGAGAAGCTGCGCGAGGCGCCTCGGCGGGAGACGCTGGGCGCGGGGGTGCGCCGGCAGATTCGCCTGCTGGTGCTGGACGCCGTGCTGCTGGTGGCGCTGGTGATTGGCACGTCGCTGTCGGCGGACCGCATGGCCAGCTTCGTCGAGGCCCGCACGGGCGTGGACGAGGACCTGTCCCGCAACCTCATCCTGGGCGGCGCGGTGCTGCTCGCGGTGCCCTTCATCCTGGGGGTCATCGGCATCGCGCGGCGGCTGGGGGTGATGCTGGCGGAGGCCGCGCTGCCCGCGCGCACGGACGGCAAGCTGGACCTGGCGGTGGCGCCCCGGCGCGTGCTGACCGTCACGCTCCAGGTGGGCATCATGCTGCTGGTGAGCATCCCGGTGGTGATGGTGACGCAGCCGTTCCTCAAGAACGCGGCGGGCCCCCTCATCGTGCTGACGCTGGTGGGCGTCATGGGCGTCACGTTCTGGCGAGGCGCCACCAACCTGCACGGCCACGTGCGCGCCGGAGCGCAGGTCATCGTGGCGGCGCTGGCGGCGCAGTCGCACTCGAAGGAGCCCGGGGCCGCGCAGGACGAGCACGCGCTGGACCACGTCCAGGGGCTGCTCCCGGGCCTGGGCGCGCCCGCCTCCGTGCGGCTGGAGGAGCCGAGCCCTGTCGCGGGCAAGTCGCTGGCGGAGGTGAACCTGCGCGGCCTCACCGGCGCGACGGTGCTCGCCATCCAGCGCGGCGAGGAGAGCCTGTCGGTGCCCACCGCGCAGGAGGTGCTGCGCGTGGGGGACGTGCTCGCGCTGATGGGGACCAGCGAGGCGGTGGAGGCCGCCAAGTCGCTGCTCACCGGCGTCGTGCCGTCCGCGCCGCCCCCGGTGGAGCCGCCGCCGGCCGAGACGACCCAGGCCCACGGCTGA
- a CDS encoding ATP-binding protein: protein MNGQLGPAVRGAVSLVRGLFGEGGPQGNLGEFFFGAWNMPHGHCYLWKQDLMVMHVVSDAFIGAAYFLISLSLYAMVRRTRMPFGGMVLSFGVFIAACGLTHFMEIWNVWNSAYYLAGGIKLVTAVASVATGLYLVPLRGKVVEFTQAARLSEERRVGLEKSSQELEALYAKLKASEEQRTRFFANVSHELRTPLTLILGPVERLLQHGDLSEALHKDLDVVRRNARMLLRHVNALLDVAKLDAGKMRVRYSEVDLARLVRWSAENFEALTAERRLALVLELPASLPAQVDPEKLERVVLNLLSNAFKFTSEGGHIRVALSAEAGWGRLVVEDNGPGVPTELREAIFERFRQGDSDLAREVGGTGLGLAITRDFVTLHEGRVWVEERPGGGARFVVELPLMAPTGVKLAERLEMEPQGVSAGATRAEVDLLRPEEVEPAPVRVEDSSRPRVLVVEDTREMRRFVVETLSKHFQVATAVDGVDGLAQAERMQPDVIVSDVMMPRMGGDRLVREVHTRPGLESTPVLLLTARADEALRVDLLRAGAQDYVVKPFVSEELVARVSNLATMKRTREVLQGLLAARSVDLEAMARELGMRKRQLEVALETTERASSSRSTLLRLVSHELRTPLSVLQLTLHALQRELVGLPPRALDMFERMHRSTLRLRDMVEMVLQYNQLEEGRLVVRREAVDLGGVVDDVVAEVRVEATRKGLGLELARPEGKLLARTDPRIVHLVLHNLMMNAVKYTEKGRVSVEVEGWPRGWRFRVRDTGPGIPPDAQSRVFEPFEHMERLENKSKPGVGLGLTLVREMVAVLGGVVTVTSQPGVGSEFTVELPS, encoded by the coding sequence ATGAACGGCCAGCTCGGTCCTGCGGTGCGAGGCGCGGTTTCCCTGGTGAGAGGGCTCTTCGGGGAGGGTGGTCCCCAGGGGAACCTGGGGGAGTTCTTCTTCGGCGCGTGGAACATGCCCCACGGCCACTGCTACCTGTGGAAGCAGGACCTGATGGTGATGCACGTGGTGTCGGACGCCTTCATCGGCGCGGCCTACTTCCTCATCTCGCTGTCGCTGTACGCGATGGTGCGGCGCACGCGGATGCCATTCGGGGGGATGGTGCTGTCGTTCGGCGTCTTCATCGCCGCGTGTGGGCTGACGCACTTCATGGAGATATGGAACGTGTGGAACTCCGCCTACTACCTGGCGGGCGGCATCAAGCTGGTGACGGCGGTGGCGTCGGTGGCGACGGGCCTGTACCTGGTGCCGCTGCGCGGGAAGGTGGTGGAGTTCACCCAGGCGGCGCGCCTGTCGGAGGAGCGCCGGGTGGGGCTGGAGAAGAGCTCGCAGGAGCTGGAGGCGCTGTACGCCAAGCTCAAGGCGTCCGAGGAGCAGCGCACCCGCTTCTTCGCCAACGTCAGCCATGAGCTGCGCACGCCGCTGACGCTCATCCTGGGCCCCGTGGAGCGGCTGCTCCAGCACGGGGACCTGAGCGAGGCGCTGCACAAGGACCTGGACGTCGTGCGCCGCAACGCGCGCATGTTGCTGCGGCACGTGAACGCGCTCCTGGACGTGGCCAAGCTGGACGCGGGGAAGATGCGCGTGCGGTACTCGGAGGTGGACCTGGCGCGGCTGGTGCGCTGGAGCGCGGAGAACTTCGAGGCGCTCACGGCGGAGCGGCGGCTGGCGCTGGTGCTGGAGCTGCCCGCGAGCCTGCCGGCGCAGGTGGACCCGGAGAAGCTGGAGCGGGTGGTGCTCAACCTCCTGTCCAACGCGTTCAAGTTCACCTCGGAGGGGGGCCACATCCGCGTCGCGCTGAGCGCGGAGGCGGGCTGGGGACGGCTGGTGGTGGAGGACAACGGGCCGGGGGTCCCCACGGAGCTGCGCGAGGCCATCTTCGAGCGGTTCCGTCAGGGGGACTCGGACCTGGCGCGCGAGGTGGGGGGCACGGGCCTGGGCCTGGCCATCACCCGCGACTTCGTGACGCTGCATGAGGGGCGCGTCTGGGTGGAGGAGCGGCCGGGTGGTGGGGCCCGCTTCGTGGTGGAGCTGCCGTTGATGGCGCCCACGGGCGTGAAGCTGGCGGAGCGGCTGGAGATGGAGCCGCAGGGCGTGAGCGCGGGGGCGACTCGCGCGGAGGTGGACCTGCTCCGGCCGGAGGAGGTGGAGCCCGCGCCCGTGCGCGTGGAGGACTCGAGCCGTCCCCGCGTGCTGGTGGTGGAGGACACGCGGGAGATGCGCCGCTTCGTGGTGGAGACCTTGTCCAAGCACTTCCAGGTGGCCACGGCCGTGGATGGGGTGGACGGGCTCGCGCAGGCGGAGCGGATGCAGCCGGACGTCATCGTCAGCGACGTGATGATGCCGCGCATGGGCGGAGACCGGCTGGTGCGCGAGGTGCACACGCGCCCGGGGCTGGAGTCCACGCCGGTGTTGCTGCTCACCGCGCGCGCGGACGAGGCGCTGCGCGTGGACCTGCTCCGCGCGGGGGCGCAGGACTACGTGGTGAAGCCCTTCGTGTCCGAGGAGCTGGTGGCGCGGGTGTCGAACCTGGCGACGATGAAGCGCACGCGCGAGGTGCTCCAGGGCCTGCTCGCGGCGCGCTCGGTGGACCTGGAGGCGATGGCGCGGGAGCTGGGCATGCGCAAGCGGCAGCTGGAGGTGGCGCTGGAGACCACCGAGCGCGCGAGCTCTTCGCGCAGCACGCTGCTCCGGCTGGTGTCCCATGAGCTGCGCACGCCGCTGTCGGTGCTGCAGCTCACCTTGCATGCGCTCCAGCGGGAGCTGGTGGGCCTGCCGCCTCGGGCGCTGGACATGTTCGAGCGGATGCACCGCTCCACGCTGCGCCTGCGGGACATGGTGGAGATGGTGCTTCAGTACAACCAGCTGGAGGAGGGGCGGCTGGTGGTGCGGCGCGAGGCGGTGGACCTGGGCGGCGTGGTGGACGACGTGGTGGCGGAGGTGCGCGTGGAGGCGACCCGCAAGGGGCTGGGGCTGGAGCTGGCGCGGCCCGAGGGGAAGCTGCTCGCGCGCACGGACCCGCGCATCGTCCACCTGGTGCTGCACAACCTGATGATGAACGCGGTGAAGTACACCGAGAAGGGCCGGGTGTCGGTGGAGGTGGAGGGGTGGCCTCGGGGGTGGCGCTTCCGGGTGCGCGACACGGGCCCGGGGATTCCTCCCGACGCGCAGTCGCGCGTCTTCGAGCCCTTCGAGCACATGGAGCGGCTGGAGAACAAGTCCAAGCCGGGTGTGGGGCTGGGGCTGACGCTGGTGCGGGAGATGGTGGCGGTGCTGGGCGGCGTCGTGACGGTGACGTCGCAGCCCGGCGTGGGCAGCGAGTTCACCGTCGAGCTGCCGTCCTGA
- a CDS encoding glycosyltransferase family 2 protein, producing MLVSLVIPVYNEIPTLAELLRRCIAVDFPKEIVLVDDCSRDGSRELLEKLATQGVEILGGTPQNRNEIRVLFQEKNQGKGAALRRGFAEATGDIILVQDADLEYDPRDIPKVIQPILDGEADVVFGSRFTGTPRRVLYFWHTVLNNLLTTLSNMTSGLNLTDMETCYKAFRAEVVRSFEVEENRFGFEPEVTAKVARGNWRIYEVPISYHGRTYEEGKKIGWKDGVRALYVIGKYALKR from the coding sequence ATGCTCGTCTCCCTGGTCATCCCCGTCTACAACGAGATTCCCACACTCGCGGAGCTGCTGCGCCGTTGCATCGCTGTCGACTTTCCGAAGGAAATCGTCTTGGTGGACGATTGCTCTCGGGACGGAAGCCGCGAGCTGCTCGAGAAACTGGCCACGCAGGGCGTGGAGATACTGGGGGGGACGCCCCAGAACCGGAATGAAATCCGGGTGTTGTTCCAGGAGAAGAACCAGGGCAAGGGCGCCGCGCTGCGCCGTGGTTTCGCCGAGGCCACCGGAGACATCATCCTGGTGCAGGACGCGGACCTGGAATACGACCCGCGGGACATCCCCAAGGTGATTCAGCCCATCCTGGACGGGGAAGCGGACGTGGTGTTCGGCAGCCGCTTCACGGGCACGCCGCGCCGGGTGCTGTATTTCTGGCACACCGTGCTCAACAACCTGCTCACCACGCTCTCCAACATGACGAGCGGGTTGAACCTCACCGACATGGAGACTTGCTACAAGGCGTTCCGCGCCGAAGTGGTGCGCTCCTTCGAGGTGGAGGAGAACCGCTTCGGCTTCGAGCCCGAAGTGACGGCCAAGGTGGCGCGCGGCAACTGGCGCATCTACGAGGTGCCCATCAGCTACCACGGGCGCACGTACGAAGAGGGCAAGAAGATTGGCTGGAAGGACGGCGTGCGCGCCCTCTACGTCATCGGCAAGTACGCGCTGAAGCGGTAG